In Candidatus Neomarinimicrobiota bacterium, one DNA window encodes the following:
- a CDS encoding 3-oxoacyl-ACP reductase FabG, producing the protein MALLKDKKALITGGSTGIGAAIAIEFARQGADIAITFIGEKEDADKLSTHISSLGRKFISIEADVTDFSEAGKVVSNVVAEFKGLDILVCNAGINIDSTIWNMEEDEWDSVIDVNLKGCFNYIRAVSPILKNQKSGKIITISSINGLRGKFGLSNYSASKAGIIGLTKSVAREMGRYNVNVNSVAPGFIETSMTAKLSSEIREGAIKESALGRLGKPEDVANLVLFLASDEAAYITAQVIQVDGGQLI; encoded by the coding sequence ATGGCTCTTCTTAAAGATAAAAAAGCTCTCATAACAGGCGGCAGCACAGGCATCGGTGCGGCAATAGCAATAGAATTTGCCCGACAGGGGGCAGATATAGCAATAACGTTTATTGGAGAGAAAGAAGATGCCGATAAACTATCCACCCATATTTCATCTCTCGGAAGAAAATTTATTTCGATTGAAGCCGATGTAACTGACTTCAGCGAGGCTGGAAAGGTTGTAAGCAACGTAGTCGCAGAATTTAAGGGATTAGATATTCTTGTATGCAATGCGGGAATAAATATAGACAGCACCATTTGGAATATGGAGGAAGACGAATGGGACAGTGTCATAGACGTAAATCTCAAAGGTTGTTTTAATTATATCAGGGCTGTATCGCCTATACTTAAGAATCAAAAATCCGGTAAGATCATAACTATTTCATCCATTAACGGTCTTAGAGGGAAATTCGGATTATCGAACTATTCAGCATCGAAAGCTGGGATAATAGGTCTCACAAAATCAGTAGCGAGAGAGATGGGCAGATACAATGTAAATGTAAATTCTGTGGCTCCCGGATTTATAGAGACATCTATGACTGCTAAACTATCTTCTGAAATTCGGGAGGGGGCAATTAAAGAGAGCGCGCTCGGACGGCTCGGTAAACCTGAAGATGTCGCGAATTTGGTTCTCTTTCTCGCGAGCGATGAAGCGGCTTATATAACAGCTCAGGTGATACAGGTAGATGGCGGGCAACTGATATGA